One segment of Pleomorphomonas sp. PLEO DNA contains the following:
- the gluQRS gene encoding tRNA glutamyl-Q(34) synthetase GluQRS, whose translation MTVPVFRFAPSPNGPLHLGHALSVLINADMAAETNGRMLVRIEDVDMTRARPEHERAILNDLDWLGVVYERPVRRQSEHAEDYAAALHSLVERGLIYRSFLSRTEIAAAIVAEETRSGRPWPRDPDGAPLYPSIDRDRPVGEADALAAAGRPYALRLDMRKAVRLAGSLSWQEFGDRFVGPHETIVADPSAWGDVVLAGKFAPAAYHLAVVVDDALQGVTDVVRGRDLYFATAVHRLLQTLLGLPVPRYHHHRLIIDIDGRKLSKSKGAAGLSTLRAAGLTQAEVRQMVGLAGAGVSGK comes from the coding sequence ATGACTGTTCCCGTCTTCCGTTTTGCACCATCTCCCAACGGTCCGCTGCACCTCGGCCATGCCTTGTCAGTGCTGATCAATGCCGACATGGCGGCCGAGACCAACGGCCGCATGCTCGTCCGCATCGAGGACGTCGATATGACTCGTGCCCGGCCAGAGCACGAGCGCGCCATTCTCAATGATCTCGATTGGCTCGGCGTCGTTTACGAGAGGCCGGTGCGCCGCCAATCCGAACATGCGGAAGATTATGCCGCAGCTCTCCACAGCCTCGTCGAACGTGGGCTCATCTATCGTTCCTTCCTGAGCCGGACAGAGATCGCCGCTGCCATCGTCGCCGAGGAGACGCGGAGTGGCCGGCCATGGCCGCGCGATCCGGATGGCGCGCCGCTCTATCCGTCGATCGACCGCGACCGGCCTGTCGGCGAGGCGGATGCCCTTGCCGCCGCCGGCCGGCCCTATGCGCTGCGGCTCGACATGCGCAAGGCTGTCCGGCTCGCCGGATCACTTTCCTGGCAGGAATTCGGCGACCGCTTCGTTGGGCCGCATGAGACGATCGTCGCCGACCCCTCTGCCTGGGGCGACGTCGTGCTCGCCGGCAAGTTCGCGCCGGCCGCCTACCATCTCGCCGTCGTCGTCGACGACGCGCTGCAAGGGGTGACCGATGTCGTGCGCGGTCGCGACCTCTATTTCGCCACTGCCGTGCATCGCCTGTTGCAGACGCTGCTCGGCCTGCCGGTGCCGCGCTACCATCACCACCGGCTGATCATCGATATCGACGGCCGCAAGCTGTCGAAATCGAAGGGCGCGGCGGGCCTTTCGACCCTGCGCGCGGCGGGCCTGACACAAGCGGAGGTCAGGCAGATGGTCGGGCTTGCGGGGGCAGGGGTCTCCGGCAAATAA
- a CDS encoding alpha/beta hydrolase — translation MADIDGPRIEPANGKADALVVLLHGYGANGEDLYDIAESWAPFLPDVAFVSPNAPDACPMAPGGRQWFPLTMRDDTERWTGVVAAGPALDRFLDAELERWSVAPDRLVLVGFSQGTMMALHVGLRRKIAPALIVGYSGYLAGAEHLGEISAKPKVLLVHGTADQVLPVESSRVAAAALTAAGLPVSLHLSPGLGHGIDRMGLVLGLRTIAEALGVDLPNAAH, via the coding sequence ATGGCCGATATCGATGGTCCGCGTATTGAACCGGCAAATGGCAAAGCCGATGCTCTTGTCGTCCTGCTGCACGGCTACGGCGCCAATGGCGAAGACCTCTACGACATCGCCGAAAGCTGGGCACCCTTTCTGCCGGACGTCGCCTTCGTCTCTCCCAACGCGCCAGACGCCTGCCCTATGGCGCCGGGTGGCCGCCAATGGTTTCCGCTGACCATGCGTGACGACACCGAGCGCTGGACGGGCGTCGTTGCCGCCGGCCCGGCTCTCGACCGCTTCCTCGACGCCGAACTGGAACGCTGGAGCGTTGCGCCGGATCGCCTCGTGCTGGTCGGCTTCAGCCAGGGCACGATGATGGCGCTGCATGTCGGCCTCAGGCGCAAGATCGCACCGGCATTGATCGTCGGCTATTCAGGCTACCTCGCGGGCGCCGAACATCTTGGCGAGATCTCGGCCAAGCCGAAAGTGCTGCTCGTTCACGGCACCGCCGATCAAGTCCTGCCGGTCGAAAGCAGCCGCGTTGCCGCCGCCGCGCTCACAGCCGCCGGGCTGCCGGTGTCGCTGCATCTTTCTCCCGGCCTTGGCCACGGCATCGACCGCATGGGACTTGTCCTCGGCCTCAGAACCATCGCCGAAGCACTCGGCGTCGACCTTCCCAATGCCGCTCACTGA
- a CDS encoding homoserine O-acetyltransferase, translating into MLDATLTETDAQTSLRRNEADNPSSLVMRFGTDAPLTLDAGPAIAPWQIAYQTYGELNADHSNAILICHALTGDQHVASTNPVTGKPGWWTLMVGPGKPIDTDRFFVICSNVLGGCLGTTGPASTNPETGQPYGLDLPVVTIADMVRAQAMLVTALGIDQLFAVVGGSMGGMQALQWTASYPERVFSAVAIASSYRHSSQNIAFHEVGRQAVMADPDWCGGRYLEAGRNPKKGLAVARMAAHITYMSDRSLHQKFGRNLQDREAVAFGFDADFQIESYLRHQGMTFVDRFDANSYLYVTRATDYFDLAADHGGVLANVFKGTKTRFCVLSFTSDWLYPTPESRAVVHALNAAGAPVSFVEIDSDRGHDSFLLDIPEQFRIVRGFLTGAARARGIAGPAAESIR; encoded by the coding sequence ATGCTGGACGCGACACTTACCGAGACCGATGCGCAGACGAGCCTGCGCCGCAACGAGGCCGACAATCCTTCGAGCCTCGTCATGCGTTTCGGTACGGATGCGCCGCTGACACTCGATGCCGGTCCGGCGATCGCTCCCTGGCAGATCGCCTATCAGACTTATGGCGAACTCAACGCCGATCATTCCAATGCCATCCTGATCTGCCATGCGCTGACTGGCGACCAACATGTTGCCAGCACCAATCCGGTCACCGGAAAGCCGGGGTGGTGGACGCTGATGGTAGGCCCCGGCAAGCCGATCGACACTGATCGTTTCTTCGTCATCTGTTCCAATGTGCTGGGCGGCTGCCTCGGCACCACAGGGCCGGCCAGTACCAATCCGGAGACCGGCCAGCCCTATGGCCTCGATCTTCCGGTGGTCACCATCGCCGACATGGTCCGGGCGCAGGCCATGCTGGTCACCGCTCTCGGTATCGACCAACTGTTCGCAGTGGTGGGTGGCTCGATGGGCGGTATGCAGGCGCTGCAATGGACGGCGAGCTATCCCGAGCGCGTCTTCTCGGCGGTGGCGATCGCCTCCAGTTATCGTCATTCCTCGCAGAACATCGCTTTCCACGAGGTGGGGCGGCAAGCGGTCATGGCCGATCCCGACTGGTGCGGCGGCCGCTATCTCGAGGCCGGTCGTAACCCGAAGAAGGGCCTCGCCGTGGCGCGTATGGCGGCCCACATCACCTATATGTCCGACCGTTCTCTGCATCAGAAGTTTGGTCGTAACCTGCAGGATCGTGAGGCGGTCGCCTTCGGTTTCGATGCCGATTTCCAGATTGAAAGCTACCTTCGCCATCAAGGCATGACCTTCGTCGATCGGTTCGACGCCAATTCCTATCTCTACGTCACCCGTGCCACTGATTATTTCGACCTTGCCGCGGACCATGGCGGCGTGCTCGCCAATGTTTTCAAGGGAACGAAGACGCGCTTCTGCGTGCTCTCCTTTACGTCCGACTGGCTCTATCCGACCCCGGAGAGCCGGGCTGTGGTGCATGCCCTCAATGCCGCCGGCGCGCCGGTCAGCTTTGTGGAGATCGACAGCGATCGTGGCCATGACAGCTTTCTGCTCGATATTCCCGAACAGTTTCGCATCGTGCGTGGCTTCCTGACCGGCGCGGCGCGGGCGCGCGGCATTGCCGGACCGGCGGCGGAGAGCATTCGATGA
- a CDS encoding DNA-3-methyladenine glycosylase: protein MRLILTEADMAEGLDYLERVDPRLVPVRAAAGPVDIRYRPPGFEGIARIVVAQQLSVSSADAIWSRFETLLGAATAESYLRQSEDALRASGLSRGKVRTLQALAEAEAAGLDLEGLAAEPQEAATEKLTAIHGIGRWTAEIFLLFCARNADVLPAGDLALQVAAAEALSLEGRPSEKELRAISELWSPWRGVAAKLLWAYYKTMRQGRNVLPV from the coding sequence ATGCGCCTCATTCTCACCGAAGCCGACATGGCCGAGGGCCTCGACTACCTCGAGCGAGTCGATCCGCGCCTTGTGCCGGTCAGAGCCGCGGCGGGCCCGGTCGACATTCGCTACCGCCCGCCGGGGTTCGAAGGCATCGCCCGCATCGTCGTGGCGCAGCAGCTTTCCGTGTCCAGCGCCGACGCCATCTGGTCACGCTTCGAGACCCTCCTCGGCGCGGCGACAGCCGAAAGCTATCTCCGCCAAAGCGAGGATGCCCTGCGCGCATCGGGTCTATCGCGCGGCAAGGTCAGGACGCTCCAGGCCCTTGCCGAAGCCGAAGCCGCCGGCCTCGACCTGGAAGGCCTCGCCGCCGAACCGCAGGAGGCGGCAACCGAGAAACTGACGGCGATCCACGGCATCGGTCGATGGACGGCGGAAATCTTCCTGCTGTTCTGCGCCCGCAATGCCGATGTACTGCCGGCCGGCGACCTGGCGCTACAAGTGGCCGCCGCCGAAGCATTGTCGTTGGAGGGGCGCCCAAGCGAAAAGGAATTGCGGGCGATATCAGAGCTTTGGTCACCTTGGCGCGGCGTTGCGGCGAAATTGCTTTGGGCCTATTACAAGACAATGCGGCAGGGCAGGAACGTCCTCCCGGTCTGA
- a CDS encoding cob(I)yrinic acid a,c-diamide adenosyltransferase, with amino-acid sequence MVRLNRIYTRTGDDGSSGLSTGERRPKDDVRFEAIGNVDETNAAVGVARLHISEYPDLDLMLSAIQNDLFDLGADLATPEAEEPPAFEPLRILPIQVERLEKEIDYLNRGLAPLTSFVLPGGSTAAAQLHVARTVCRRAERTAVTLARTAGEQVNPEAVRYLNRLSDFLFVASRWANDLGGRDVLWVPGQNRE; translated from the coding sequence ATGGTTCGGCTCAATCGCATCTACACCCGCACCGGTGACGACGGATCGAGCGGTCTCTCCACCGGAGAGCGTCGGCCGAAGGATGATGTTCGCTTCGAAGCGATCGGCAATGTCGATGAGACCAACGCGGCGGTCGGCGTTGCTCGCCTGCACATTTCCGAATATCCCGATCTCGACCTGATGCTGAGTGCCATCCAGAACGATCTGTTCGATCTCGGGGCCGATCTCGCAACACCGGAGGCCGAAGAGCCACCGGCATTCGAGCCGCTGCGGATTCTGCCCATCCAGGTCGAGCGGCTGGAAAAGGAAATCGACTATCTCAACCGAGGCCTTGCGCCGCTCACCAGCTTCGTGCTGCCGGGCGGCAGCACCGCCGCTGCCCAACTGCATGTGGCACGCACAGTTTGCCGGCGGGCGGAGCGAACGGCGGTGACGCTTGCCCGTACGGCGGGCGAGCAGGTCAACCCCGAGGCGGTACGCTATCTCAACCGCCTGTCCGACTTCCTGTTCGTGGCAAGCCGCTGGGCGAACGACCTCGGCGGCCGTGACGTGCTGTGGGTGCCCGGCCAGAACCGGGAGTGA
- a CDS encoding response regulator — MARILLTEDDESVRAFVKRALELDGHEIIEAEDGGIALEILTARQGNFDLLLSDIMMPVLDGIGLALAVARDFPNLAILLMTGFADQRERAFGLDALVSDVVSKPFTLAEIRTAVARALPGASAEEKIA, encoded by the coding sequence ATGGCGCGCATTCTGCTGACTGAGGACGACGAGTCGGTCCGGGCCTTTGTGAAGAGGGCGCTGGAACTTGACGGACATGAGATCATCGAGGCCGAGGACGGTGGCATCGCGCTGGAGATCCTCACCGCGCGGCAGGGCAACTTCGACCTGTTGCTGTCCGATATCATGATGCCGGTGTTGGACGGCATCGGCCTGGCGCTCGCCGTCGCCCGCGACTTCCCTAACCTCGCCATCCTGCTGATGACTGGCTTCGCCGACCAGCGGGAGCGTGCTTTCGGGCTCGACGCCCTGGTCAGCGACGTCGTGTCCAAGCCGTTCACGCTGGCAGAAATTCGCACTGCCGTGGCGCGGGCGCTGCCGGGGGCATCCGCCGAGGAGAAAATCGCCTGA
- the hpt gene encoding hypoxanthine phosphoribosyltransferase, with product MGMTGRTIDVLFSEETIAARVNEIAKQIAADRPDDLMVIAILKGSFMFAADLLRALHREGLEPQVEFMMLSSYGTNTTSSGIVKIIRDIDTDVAGRSVLIIDDILESGRTLAFARRLTQDRGAKEVKVAVLLDKPGKRKAEIEADIVGFSCADVFVVGYGMDAAHAYRQLPFVGVVTG from the coding sequence ATCGGAATGACGGGCAGAACCATCGACGTGCTATTTTCGGAAGAGACGATCGCTGCGCGCGTCAACGAAATTGCCAAGCAGATCGCCGCCGACCGCCCCGACGATCTGATGGTGATCGCCATCCTCAAGGGCAGCTTCATGTTCGCCGCTGATCTCCTGCGTGCGTTGCATCGCGAGGGCCTTGAGCCGCAGGTGGAGTTCATGATGCTGTCGAGCTACGGCACCAACACCACGTCTTCCGGCATCGTCAAGATTATCCGTGACATCGACACCGACGTCGCCGGTCGCTCGGTGCTGATCATCGACGATATCCTGGAGTCGGGCCGGACGCTGGCCTTTGCTCGGCGCCTCACCCAGGATCGGGGGGCGAAAGAGGTCAAGGTGGCCGTGCTGCTCGACAAGCCGGGCAAGCGCAAGGCGGAGATCGAGGCCGATATCGTCGGCTTCTCCTGCGCCGATGTTTTCGTGGTCGGCTATGGCATGGACGCTGCCCACGCCTATCGACAGTTGCCCTTCGTCGGTGTCGTCACGGGCTGA